AAAGAAAAAGATAAGAGGAAAATACTTAAGTTTAGATGAAAAAACAAATGCACTAGATTATTTAAAACGAGCTTATGATTTCATTCGCCAAGTTGAGACAGATGTTTTCGCCTGGAAATGGGTAATTATTTCCCTACATGGAGCTTTGTACGGCTTTGCAATTCGTGCTTGTGCTGGTAGTAATCCAGATTATGTAGCTCCTGTGACAAAGAAGGGTAAAAACAAAGGTGAACGTCATCTTATTAGCTTGAATAAAGCCTTGGAGTTATGTCAAAACACTAGATGGATGCGTATGTTCGTACACAGTAAGTACCTTCAATTATCAGAACGGCAGAAAGAATCTATTAAATGGCTTAAAGACAAATTCAGAAATGAGTTTGAACATTTTTCACCTAAAGGTTGGTTTATTGAACTTCATGGTATGCCACAGATAATAATCGATGTTTTAGATGTTGTTCGTTTTCTTGCGTTAGATACTGGAAATTTCTTTCTCATTCCAAGTCAACAGAAAAAGGTAAAATCCATTATCTTTCAAAGCAAAAGAATTCTAATGCAAAGTAAGCTTTATAAAGAAACTGAAGAGTTAGATCAACGCAGTAATATGTAACACATTGAACTGTACGCCGAAGTTTATAGTATTTTTGATGCATGCTCCTTTGACCCCAAAGGAGCATGCTTTTGGGATTAATGTTTTGTATGTTCCGGGATCAGGAGCATTTGCCAGAGGGTTAACATTACTTCCTCGTCTTCGGTGAGGGTCAGTTGTTTGCCAGTTACCACTCTCTCATTAAACTTCTTGACAAACCCCTGTAAATCATCGAAGGTTACCTTGATCGGCGCTTTCAGGGAATCAGTAAATTCAATTCTAAATCCGTCCTCTATCTGTGTTGCTACGTAATCGTTATTTGGTCTGTTCATATATTTACCTCCTAATAATCCTAAGATAATCACGGGAAGCAGGTTTTAAAGGGGGAAGCTCGCTTCGGCGACAAAATAATTCTAATCCTAAACGACCAACAGCAGGAGACGCAAAATTTTGCGTCTCTACACAACGTTAACACCGCCATTGACTCCCTACGGCCATGGAAATGGCGATTTTTTGGTATTTACACTCAAACATAGATTGAGGCATCTTGACAAAATAATTGTCATTATGGTAATTTACTTGTCATATAGCCGAATAGCAATTCATTTCGATAACACCCTTTAGGAGGAAAGAAATGAAGGAAATAGAAACAATCGAGTCCGACACCGGAGTTAATAGACAAGCACTATCAGCCTTATATTCAGTGATTGACGAGACTAGGGCTTTGTTCCACCGTATGCGTGCAGCAGCGGAAGAGCTTCACGGTCAAGGTGAGTTATCAGGCGGAAGAAGAGGTGTTTTAAGAGACCTCGACCGTTTGGGACCCCAGACGGTTCCGCAGATGGCACGTTCTCGCCCGGTTAGCCGCCAGCACATCCAGGGAATTGTCAACCAGCTTGCCGAAGAGGGTTATGTTGAATTCATCGAAAACCCCGCTCACAAGCGATCCCATCTAGTAACTTTGACCGAAAAGGGGAAAGAACTTGTTAGCGCTATGAACCACAGGGAAGAAAAAATTCTATCTCAACTGGAAGTAAATATTTCAGAGAGTGACATGAAGATTGCGGCCAATGTTCTAAGATCCCTACGAGAGTTATTCGAAAGCAGTCAATGGAAACGGCTAATCAAGGGCGTCAACAAAAAGTAAAAGCAAGGAGGTAGAGCTTCCATGAAATGTATGCAAGGTTTTCGTCGACAATTTGGCCAACCCAGAGGATTTTGGGGAAGCCTGGCCGGAGTGATTATGGCCTACACGAACCGGGAACGAAACCGATGGGTCATCTCATTACTCGACATAAAGCGAAGCAATAGGGTGCTGGAAATCGGTTTCGGCCCAGGATTGGCGATAGAGCTAATCAGCAAGACTGCACTAGATGGTTTCATTGCCGGAATCGACCATTCCGAGGTGATGATCAGGCAAGCTTCGAAGCGGAATGCCGAAGCAATAAGAGTGGGAAGAGTAGATTTGCGGCTTGGGTCCGTTTCAAATTTCCCACAGTTCGACGAGCCTTTTGATAGGATAATCAGCATCAACTCGATCCAGTTCTGGGATAACCCAGTTGAAAGCTTAAAGGGACTTTGGAATATGCTGAAACCAGGAGGCTTGATCGCCATTGCGCTTCAGCCGAGACATCCGGGGGCAACGGAGGAAGACGTCCGGGACGCAGGAAAAGAAATTTCCACATTCTTGGAAAAATCCGGATTCTCAGAGATTAGATTAGAGACAAAAAAGATGAGGCCCGTGTCTACCGTATGTGTGATTGGTTATAAGGGAACTGGCACGATTATGAATTGATGAGGTTAGTATAGGTTTAAACCTTCACCCACATTAAAGACTGGATTCCCGCTCTCGCGGGAATGACTTAGTAGTGTATCTCTGAAGTGATTCTGTTTTCTCAAGTCTAAATTTGGTAGTATGCATATAAACTACATTTGAAGTTTATAGAAGGCTATGTCCCTTACTAAGTGTGAAGAATGCGGATACGAGATTACCCCGAAGACGGATACTTGCCCTATGTGCGGAGAGTCTATAAATAGGGGAGGAAGCGCATTAAAGAGGCTAATATTCAGGCTTATTCTTATTTTGCTGATTCTTTATATTTTTCTTACCTCGGTGAGAATGTTTAATTGGTGAGGTTTAATTTATCTTGACTATCCCATTCCCATCTAAGATACTTTCCTGAATGAATGATTACCCCTCCTTCTTCAGCCTTATCAGAGGTGAAATCTACTCCGTCTTCGAGCTTACGACCAGGATTAAAGAAATAATAGAAGGGGAAATAGGATACGACTATGTCTGGGTGTCAGGAGAGATTTCAAACTTTAGGGACGCCTACGCCAGCGGGCACTGGTATTTCTCCCTCAAAGACGATTACAGCCAAATCTCCGCCGTATGCTTTAAAGGGTCAAACCAATACATAAAATTCAAGCCGGAAAACGGGATGGAGGTTATATGCTGCGGGCAGATAGGCGTGTACGAAAAGCAGGGAATATATCAGATAAACGTCCGGTACATAGAGCCAAAGGGAATCGGCGCACAGGCCCTGGCACTTGAGCAGTTAAAAGAGAAGCTTCTTGCCGAGGGCCTGTTTGACCAGGCGAGAAAACGGTCCATACCTTTTCTCCCTCAAAAGATAGGGGTGGTTACTTCCCCGTCAGGAGCAGCAATAAGAGACATCCTTAAGGTACTAGACCGGAGATTCCCGAACCTGGAGATACTTATTTCCCCGACCCGGGTTCAGGGGGAAGAAGCACCGGCTGAGATAGTAAAAGGCCTAAGAAGGCTATATAAAATCGAGGGGCTCGATTTAATCATCCTGGCTAGAGGCGGCGGCTCAAAAGAAGACCTCTGGGCTTTCAACGAGGAAGCGGTGGCCCGGGAGATCGTTAAATCTCCTGTCCCGGTAATTTCTGCCGTGGGGCACGAAATTGATATTACCATTTCTGACCTGGTAGCAGACCTGAGGGTCGCTACACCTTCCATGGCTGCCGAAGTTGCGGTTATGGAAAAAGATAAGCTAGCTCAGGAATTGATGGGCCTGAATGAAAGAATGGCTATTGCGTTGAGAAAACTCATGGAACTCCGCAGAAAGGACGTCTCCCAGTTACAGCATGATATAACCAGGTCAATAAGAATAAAACTCGACTCCGCAGGCTTAGGTCTTCAGGCGTTATCCGGCAAGTTGGATGCCCTAAGCCCACTCAAGGTGCTCGAACGAGGCTACAGCATCACCCAGATGCTCCCTTCTATGAGGGTCATAAGGGAATCAAAGGAACTCCAATCTGGAGATCAGGTTCTCATAAGGTTCCACAGCGGAAAAGCACGATGCTCCGTAGAAGAAACCGAGGACTAAATACTCTCTCTCACTTACGCAGTAAGATGTAAGGACCGCATATATGCGTTCCTTGCAGTTTAATATAGAGAATAAAACCTAGTGCCTGAGAAAATGCAGCTAGACTTAAAGCTCACCGAGTTTATTCAACTCAGGAACCTCAACAATAGACGCTCCTGATTTGGAAAAGAGGCTTTTTATTCGGTCTTCGGGTGGAGCATCGGTCAGAACATATTTTATTCTATTTCCCAAATCCCTTCTCAGTTTTTCGCTCCCCGATTTTTTTCCGGCGTCGGATAAAACCCTTGAACATATATCTTCAAGGCCGTCTCTGGTTTCAAAAAGGACAGTCGGTTTTACTTCAAGAATATCCTCGAAAAAGTCCTCTCTTGTTTCCGCCATAACTATCCGAGAGCCCATGTAGAGGGCCAGATAATTTATGAATTTCTCGAAGGGGCTGGCCGATGTCAGGCAGGAAAAGGATTGGTCTTCTTCCCCGATGAATGGATACGTCTTGGCCATGAGGTGTAACGCTTCAATCAAATCCAAATGGGCAACCTTTTTCTCATTCACTTTCCCATTCAAGCCGGGATCATAGAAAATTACAGCCGGGGAATCTGGTGAAACGCTTTCTGAGGTTGTGGTCAAACTGTCTTCAAGCTGTCTTCTCTTAAGTAGTCCGAATTTAAGAACGCTTGCATACGGTATAATCCTATCGTCTTTACCAAGGTCGTTATACGAGAAAACGATAATCTTCCCCAAGTCCGGAAAGCTATTGAAGAAAGTTATAACCCTATTAGCTATGGCCGCATCCGCAGTGAAGATAAATTTTATCCTCACCCCCTTAGCAAGCTCTTCTATTATTCTTTCTAAAAGCTCATCCCCCTCCATGGGGATCGCCACCCCGCCCAGGAAACAAACTGCCACCTCGGCAAACAAGCATTCCATCCGGTTGGGTGAAACCATGATGGCCGCATCTCCAGGCCCAAAACCAAGGTCCAGGAGGAAGGAAGCTATGCTTTTAACATCCCTCTCAAAATCAAGCCAGGTTATCTGTTTCCAGCTCCAGCCGTCCCTTCGTTGAAAGAGGATCTTGCTCTGGTATTTTTTGATTCGGTTTGTGATAAGAGCCGGTATAGTTTTCTCGATATTCATATATAATTCTTCCACTTCGTTAAGTTGACTTTAGTCAGGTAAATTATCTCATTAATTTAGGGTCAGACCTGTAGCTTTCTTCTCATTGCCAGGGATAATGAATTAAGTAAAGACACATGGCCTTTGGGACCGGAGATTAATTCACTCGCCACGGTGTTTATGAAAAGCTATAGATTAAGCAATAATATACATTAAAACGCCTTTTTGAAAACCATGGCTATCGTACACAAACTAAAACCTTTTACCGGCGAATTGCTTCTCTCGGCAAAAAGCATAGTCGAACGTCTAAGAGAATCCGGTTATAGAGCGTTCTTCGTCGGGGGGTGTGTAAGGGATATGGTTATGAAAATTCCGCCTGAGGAATACGATATCACCACAAGCGCCAAGCCCGATGAGATAATGAAGATTTTCCCGAATACGGTGCCGGTGGGGGCAAATTTCGGTGTCATCTTAGTGCTGGAAGATAAGCATAAATTCGAGGTGGCCACATTCAGGAGGGATGAAAGCTACTCCGACGGCAGGCACCCCGACCGGGTTATCTACAGCGGCGACGAGCGCGAGGACGTCCTTAGAAGGGATTTCACCATAAACGGTATGCTCTACGACCCGCTGACCGAGGAAGTAATCGATTACGTCGGGGGCATCGAGGATTTAAGAAATCGAGTGATTAGGACAATTGGAAATCCTAAAGACAGATTCAATGAAGACAAGCTCCGCATGATGCGGGCAGTGCGATTTGCTGCCAGGTTTAGCTACAAACTAGATGAAGATACGATCAAGGCGATTTATGAATTGGCCCCGTTAATCTCCCAGGTGAGTGCCGAGAGAGTGAGGGACGAGGTGGTTAAGATCATATCCCAGGAAAACCCCGGTCTTGGACTAAGACTATTGAGAGAAACCGGTCTTTTGAAGCACATTCTTCCGGAAATCGACAACATGCACGGGGTACCCCAGCCCCCGGAGTTTCATCCGGAAGGGGATGTATTCACGCACACCTGCTTAGTACTGGACAAGTTATTTGAAATCACCAAAGGAAAGCCCTCGCCCGAGCTTGCCCTGGGGGGGCTTTTTCACGACGTGGGGAAGCCGATTACCCTAACGGTCACCGATAGGATCAGGTTTAACGGGCACGATAAAATCGGTGCGGAAATGACAAAGAAGATTTGCAAAAAACTCCGGTTTTCTAACAAGCAAATCGAGAGGATAGTTTCCCTGGTGAGAGAGCATCTGAGATTTAAGGACGTTTTTAGGATGAGGGAAAGCACACTAAAACGTTTTCTGGGCATTCCATGCTTTGAAGACCATCTTACGCTTCACCTGGCAGACTGCCTGGCCAGCCACGGCTCCACCGATGTGTATGATTTCATGAAGAAAAAGCTCGAAGAATTAAAACAAGAAGAGATCAAACCAAGACCGATTCTGAACGGGTACGACCTGATCGAAATGGGATACGCACCCGGTCCTATCTTCTCCAGCATCCTAGACTCATTGGAGGAAGCTCAGTTGGAAGGTACGGTCAAAGATAAAGAGCAGGCAAAAAGATTTGTACAGGAAAGATTCCCAATTTAATGCAGAAGCTGGCCCGAACACAAAACGCTTTATTCGGGTCAATACTGAGCCATTCTGGATTAGATACCAGATAAGAGTAGCCCACCAAGAGCTTTGACTTATAACTCCAGTCCTAACCAATTTAAAGTTACCTGATTGCCAGATAACTTATCCCCGCTAGAACCAATACCCAAGTCGACAACAAAGAAGCTACAAAGGACGAAGTCTCTAGTTCCCTATTGTAAGCTTGTATAGCTAAGCGGTTGCCGATAACCCAATAAAAAGCAGAAAGCACTATATTCAAGAATAGGATTAAGGATTCGTTGAACCTTCCTATGCTGGCGTGGGACGCCTTGGCCAGAGCAGGGATATTAAAGAGGACGCTGTAGAGAAGGGTAGAAAATACAAATAACGTAACTATGGACCTCAAAAGGTTTGACAATTTAGAATTCGCGGCCTCGCTCAATTTGAAAGCAACTATCTGAACGCCCGTGAATAAAGCTATGGGCAGATAGAGAATCCCTGAGATTATAAAATCCCTCGAAGAATAGTTGGCCAAATTATTAAGCCCTATGACTAGCCCAATCGAAGTTATCAAACTGGCCAATAAGCCAATACCAAAACCAAACTTTAGAGAGCTTACTCTTAATGCAGTAAGCCTTTCTTTATTTTCTTCTAAAACCAGCGTGCTGCAGTCGGCACAGTTTTGCATATGTTCTTCAAAAAAGGCCTGTTCAATCCTGGTCAGCTTTCTGCTTAGCCATCTGCTATAAAGTTCTTCTGTATACTCACACATTTGCATCTCTCCTTTTCAAGTTGTACTATCTGCAATCCAGATGCCAATAGTATTTGTAATCTTTACAGTATATTATGGACGTGGCTAGGATATAGCCAGTGTAGGATGCCTTATTTCCTGACAACCCTTAAAACTCGCGGTATTTATTTCGGTAAGCTTAATCATAACTTATTATTGCTCCTCGACTATTCTGAAAACATCCTTCTTTATATTCCAGGGGTCTTTGCTGAAACGTCTAATGACCAGCCTTGTGTTATCCGCCTTTTCGACGAAATCTCCCATGTGAATGTTTAACATTCCGAATGAAGTCCATATTCTGAGTAAAAGACTGTTCCCTTCCTCGAACAGCTCAGCACCGCCAAAGACATGTGTACCCTCTTCCCGGATCATGCCATTAGGCAGGACACTTAGCTTTTTTATAGTCTTGTTTTCCCATTCCATCATTAAAGTTTTCAACCGGATGAAATCGTCTTTTTGTGACAACCGAAGATTTCTTATCTCAACCTTTTCCTCATTCATATCTTCCCTGAGGAATTTTACATTACACCATATTCTTTATTTTCAGGCCCTCGGCTAATCGACTCCGGATTCAAAAGGTTTATTGCTAATTAAGCTAAAACCCAATAGGCAGAATAAATATAAACGGGTTCCTCACTTTTTCAATCCCTAATGTGTAAGGTTACTCGTAATCAGATTCAAAACTCAAGTGATCTCGGCGGATTATAAGCATTTTAGACAATAAAAAAATTTCTATTGCAATGGACAGCCAGTCTTTGATATAATAGGGTTTTAGGGAGGGATAAAACATGACACACCCGATTTTAACCCAAGCCGCAAACTGGGAGAGTATTTCCTCAGTATGCCTGCAACACCTTTCCCATCTTCCTATATTTCTTTTTATAGTTATAGTAGCCGCTTTTGTATTCCTACCTTTCCTCCTCTACGGCTCTGCTTACGCTATCTATAGAATAAACCAGTCCCTAACCTCCAAGGCAAGACAGGAATTTGGGTGTCCGACCTGCGGCGAATCAGTAAAAATCGAATGGGATTTTTGTCCTAAGTGTGGCGCGGAGATTTACCTACCGGCATATCCGGCAACCTTGAACGAAGTAATAATCGAGGATAGACCGTATAACACGGAATTACCCGTCCACATGCCTAATTTGCTGCAATTACCTAATATCGATAGGGTAGTTACGATAAAAAGCAAAAATTAGCTATAGACGGAGCTTCGGTAAGGTTCGATTAAAACTAGCTCAGGCTTATGAGCGACGCTCGCTTTGGTGACTATAGAGAAACAAAGTATTAATTATATATAGCCTCATCAAAGTCCGGAGAAATATACCATTTCCCTCCCCTTAAGATCCAAGTATCTTCAAGAAGGATAGTCTTTTCGGAAACCGAAGGATATTTATAATAATTTACTAACACCCTGACCATGCTTTTATCCTCATCCCCCTCGAAAAAAATAACCTCTTTTATTTGATAGCTCGTAATATTCAGGTTGTCCTGCGATTTCACTATCAGCTCTTCAAATTTATACCTTTTTTCTTCATCTACGAAAGCCGAAGCCCTATCATAGTATTTCCACATGAGCATGTTGTAATAAAAAGAAGCGGTCTTATTTAGTGAATCTTCGCGCTTGCCGAAAAGCCCAGAGGCTAGGCATCCGGAGAGCAGAATTACTGCAAAGAGCAATAAAAAGCCATTCTTGATCACTTTGACCTATGTCCCAAAAAATGAAGAAAGAGTAGGAACAAACCATGCGCCTTCGAGAAAATTCACATGAATTGTCCTACTCCGCTCGGTTGTTAAATTTTCGCCTGTAACAAGAATGTTATAGCCAGGGCGTATATAACCAGAGACTCGATCAGAGCAAGACCGATGATCATAGGGGTCTGAATTCGAGGAGCGGCGGCTGGATTTCTGGCGATACCGCTTACCGCAGCAGCGACCGCACGTCCCTGTCCTAAACCGCCGATACCGGCGGCAACACCTATTCCCAAACCAGCGCCAATGGCCAGCCCGAACTTGGCTAATTCTCCCAGATGGCCTTCGGCCTCGGCGGCTTCCTGGGCTAATACCTCAGGGACAAAAGCAGCGAGAACTGCAACCCCGACCATCATTAACAATGTAAGAACCCGTCTCATTTCTTACCTCCTTTTGGTTGATAGTTTTTTGTCATAGTTTCTAATGAACCGCCATGATAAAATTATTAATGCTCGTGCTCGTGGGCTACCGAGAGTGCTATATATATGGCGGAGAGCACCGTAAAAATAAAAGCCTGAAGAAAGGATACAAACAGTCCAAGGGCTATGAATACCGCCGGGATTATGAAATGGGTGAGGTTGGTAAAAATTCCGAGGACTAAGTGGTCTCCGGTCATGTTCCAAAAAAGCCTCAATGAAAGTGACAGTGGACGCACCAAGTGACTGATAATCTCGATGATGATCATGAGCGGCGCTATGTAAATCATCGGACCCATGAAATGTTTCAAATAACCGATACCGTTCTCCTTAAAACCGTAGAAATTATACATAACAAATATTACTAGAGCGCAGGCAATGGTGGTATTAAAGTTTCCTGTAGGTGGAAGGAAGCCTGGGACTAGTCCCAGAATGTTTGCAAAAAGGATGAAGAAAAAAGCGGAGCCAAGAAGAGGGAAGTATTTCTTAGCCTTTTCTCTAGAACCCATCATGCTGGTAAAAAGGTCGAGCAGAAAGTCCAAGGTCAAGATTTCAAAAACATTCCTCAGTGAGAATTTCTCGTCTGGGAGTACGGAGTCTTTCCCGGTGAGATTATTCTTTATCTTTAAAGCGGCGAAGGTTAAAAAGAGAAGGACCAGAATAGCACCTAGAACATGGTCATATTTTCCCAACCCCATCAGGGTAAACCAACTAAAGTGTTCCATTTTTCTTTCCTCTTAAGTTTTCTCCGATTATAACTATTACCACCGCGGTGACCCCTATCAAAAACCCGTAAATATTTATCTTCGTGAATAAAAAAAGTGAAACGACGATTCCCACGAGTATCAACGTTTTAACCATGAGTATGAATATCCCAAAACCTCGGGAATGAGCACCCCCGATAAGAACACCCACTATTAGTTTTGTGGCTAAGAAACTGGCGACAACCAGGACTCCACCAACTGCGGCTCCCACGGCCATCTCCCAAAAACCGAGCAGCGCATTCACCGCCAAAAGAATCCCGGTGACGATTAAACCGCTCACTTCTACTCTACTTAGCGCCAGCGTCTTGGCCAGGCTCATCGCTCTCGTCGTCATTTTTTCTCTTCATCAACCTTATCAATAGACTGAACCCGGATATTACCCCAGCTATCAACCCGACAATTGTGAAAACAGGTGTCTTTGTCCCAACCCACTTATCGACATAATGCCCCAATATCAAGCCCGCTATTATCGAAGCGGCCAAATGTGTCCCTACCGCAAAATATATGGCCCATCCTAAGTCCTTTCTCCCCTTAACCTTAGCTCGCCTCCGCTCGATGTTTTATACTCCTTAAGGCCTTGTAAGCAGCCTTAAGGGTTATTTCTATATCTTTCTCAGTATGGGCAAGGGATAGAAATACGGCCTCAAACTGAGAAGGCGGAAACATAATACCAGTGCTCAACAGGTT
The sequence above is drawn from the Thermodesulfobacteriota bacterium genome and encodes:
- a CDS encoding MarR family transcriptional regulator yields the protein MKEIETIESDTGVNRQALSALYSVIDETRALFHRMRAAAEELHGQGELSGGRRGVLRDLDRLGPQTVPQMARSRPVSRQHIQGIVNQLAEEGYVEFIENPAHKRSHLVTLTEKGKELVSAMNHREEKILSQLEVNISESDMKIAANVLRSLRELFESSQWKRLIKGVNKK
- a CDS encoding class I SAM-dependent methyltransferase; translated protein: MKCMQGFRRQFGQPRGFWGSLAGVIMAYTNRERNRWVISLLDIKRSNRVLEIGFGPGLAIELISKTALDGFIAGIDHSEVMIRQASKRNAEAIRVGRVDLRLGSVSNFPQFDEPFDRIISINSIQFWDNPVESLKGLWNMLKPGGLIAIALQPRHPGATEEDVRDAGKEISTFLEKSGFSEIRLETKKMRPVSTVCVIGYKGTGTIMN
- the xseA gene encoding exodeoxyribonuclease VII large subunit; its protein translation is MNDYPSFFSLIRGEIYSVFELTTRIKEIIEGEIGYDYVWVSGEISNFRDAYASGHWYFSLKDDYSQISAVCFKGSNQYIKFKPENGMEVICCGQIGVYEKQGIYQINVRYIEPKGIGAQALALEQLKEKLLAEGLFDQARKRSIPFLPQKIGVVTSPSGAAIRDILKVLDRRFPNLEILISPTRVQGEEAPAEIVKGLRRLYKIEGLDLIILARGGGSKEDLWAFNEEAVAREIVKSPVPVISAVGHEIDITISDLVADLRVATPSMAAEVAVMEKDKLAQELMGLNERMAIALRKLMELRRKDVSQLQHDITRSIRIKLDSAGLGLQALSGKLDALSPLKVLERGYSITQMLPSMRVIRESKELQSGDQVLIRFHSGKARCSVEETED
- a CDS encoding AMP-binding protein codes for the protein MNIEKTIPALITNRIKKYQSKILFQRRDGWSWKQITWLDFERDVKSIASFLLDLGFGPGDAAIMVSPNRMECLFAEVAVCFLGGVAIPMEGDELLERIIEELAKGVRIKFIFTADAAIANRVITFFNSFPDLGKIIVFSYNDLGKDDRIIPYASVLKFGLLKRRQLEDSLTTTSESVSPDSPAVIFYDPGLNGKVNEKKVAHLDLIEALHLMAKTYPFIGEEDQSFSCLTSASPFEKFINYLALYMGSRIVMAETREDFFEDILEVKPTVLFETRDGLEDICSRVLSDAGKKSGSEKLRRDLGNRIKYVLTDAPPEDRIKSLFSKSGASIVEVPELNKLGEL
- a CDS encoding CCA tRNA nucleotidyltransferase; the encoded protein is MAIVHKLKPFTGELLLSAKSIVERLRESGYRAFFVGGCVRDMVMKIPPEEYDITTSAKPDEIMKIFPNTVPVGANFGVILVLEDKHKFEVATFRRDESYSDGRHPDRVIYSGDEREDVLRRDFTINGMLYDPLTEEVIDYVGGIEDLRNRVIRTIGNPKDRFNEDKLRMMRAVRFAARFSYKLDEDTIKAIYELAPLISQVSAERVRDEVVKIISQENPGLGLRLLRETGLLKHILPEIDNMHGVPQPPEFHPEGDVFTHTCLVLDKLFEITKGKPSPELALGGLFHDVGKPITLTVTDRIRFNGHDKIGAEMTKKICKKLRFSNKQIERIVSLVREHLRFKDVFRMRESTLKRFLGIPCFEDHLTLHLADCLASHGSTDVYDFMKKKLEELKQEEIKPRPILNGYDLIEMGYAPGPIFSSILDSLEEAQLEGTVKDKEQAKRFVQERFPI
- a CDS encoding zf-HC2 domain-containing protein, producing the protein MCEYTEELYSRWLSRKLTRIEQAFFEEHMQNCADCSTLVLEENKERLTALRVSSLKFGFGIGLLASLITSIGLVIGLNNLANYSSRDFIISGILYLPIALFTGVQIVAFKLSEAANSKLSNLLRSIVTLFVFSTLLYSVLFNIPALAKASHASIGRFNESLILFLNIVLSAFYWVIGNRLAIQAYNRELETSSFVASLLSTWVLVLAGISYLAIR
- a CDS encoding zinc ribbon domain-containing protein, which translates into the protein MTHPILTQAANWESISSVCLQHLSHLPIFLFIVIVAAFVFLPFLLYGSAYAIYRINQSLTSKARQEFGCPTCGESVKIEWDFCPKCGAEIYLPAYPATLNEVIIEDRPYNTELPVHMPNLLQLPNIDRVVTIKSKN
- a CDS encoding ATP synthase F0 subunit C; protein product: MRRVLTLLMMVGVAVLAAFVPEVLAQEAAEAEGHLGELAKFGLAIGAGLGIGVAAGIGGLGQGRAVAAAVSGIARNPAAAPRIQTPMIIGLALIESLVIYALAITFLLQAKI
- the atpB gene encoding F0F1 ATP synthase subunit A, which translates into the protein MEHFSWFTLMGLGKYDHVLGAILVLLFLTFAALKIKNNLTGKDSVLPDEKFSLRNVFEILTLDFLLDLFTSMMGSREKAKKYFPLLGSAFFFILFANILGLVPGFLPPTGNFNTTIACALVIFVMYNFYGFKENGIGYLKHFMGPMIYIAPLMIIIEIISHLVRPLSLSLRLFWNMTGDHLVLGIFTNLTHFIIPAVFIALGLFVSFLQAFIFTVLSAIYIALSVAHEHEH
- a CDS encoding AtpZ/AtpI family protein, with the translated sequence MERRRAKVKGRKDLGWAIYFAVGTHLAASIIAGLILGHYVDKWVGTKTPVFTIVGLIAGVISGFSLLIRLMKRKNDDESDEPGQDAGAK